A genomic region of Methylobacterium durans contains the following coding sequences:
- a CDS encoding cellulose biosynthesis cyclic di-GMP-binding regulatory protein BcsB codes for MSILRFHGRPCSRGAPAALLAAGLALLTLEGAVAQSFVGRTAPKGLVLPSEEVGGAQRPAPQREQPVRVATPVVETTPPIPQRPLPSIGESLRLVGEESSLQWPVYLTEAQIRERVRFRIGYLAAISVMPESSFITATVNETVIGRGQINAPGAVKIIEFDIPEGVLKPGYNAVRLAGVQRHRVDCSVPATFELWTQIDPSWTGFILPPGTGGVASLRDLPALPPDGQGIVPIRIVLPGRPSPASFERIIRAAQRLALVGRFSQTVVEFGPFLSGPAGINLVVGTAEELRAVPDFDAGSAIGGTPLSFYPATERRAATVVITGADGEDLDAGVAALKRREGSDSLFGSPQGLRVLALAKGVPVRGGDAVRLDTFGVQNREFSGRLFRSGFDLTLPADFVPADYARIELSLDGGYAPGLETGAQIMVDINGRNAASVPLPNRAGDRLRGEPIALPLDLWRPGRNHVDVRALLPTEADRTCDTANPADEQKRFLLLNTSSLKVPPLARALRVPDLAATASSGLPYTLSAKRPRLVVPTPDRETMGAATTIAVQMAIAADRVIDFTLSADRPADRDTPAIVVAPARALDPALLRTIGLDPDSLRQIWQGRAEPAPAPPGSEGAKGAGLPRQTEGMSLDRLQNNVPPACALPTAHARVAALATQRSRPLGSKPRNEAADIATAWDATVRPAPALSDQIAAVASQLGEVAESSLQDASNWVKGQVKDPPVEIGSRASLVVGQGVDGEGLGSVVTVFTAPNAALLQASVTCLSSPVLWSKLQGRIAALDANDGSINTFEAKRSRLLETEPRSLGNLRLVFAGWLSMNPSLYVLALFAAAIALGLSTNAMLRNVGRANLGARSGPSGTVQHPDETTPGEGS; via the coding sequence ATGTCCATCCTCCGGTTTCACGGTCGGCCGTGTTCGCGCGGAGCGCCGGCCGCCCTGCTCGCGGCAGGCCTCGCCCTGCTCACGCTCGAGGGAGCGGTCGCGCAGAGCTTTGTCGGCCGCACGGCGCCCAAAGGCCTCGTCCTCCCGTCGGAGGAAGTCGGGGGCGCCCAGCGCCCGGCCCCGCAGCGGGAGCAACCGGTGCGCGTCGCGACCCCGGTCGTGGAGACGACACCGCCGATCCCGCAGCGTCCTCTGCCCAGCATCGGCGAGAGCCTCAGGCTCGTCGGTGAGGAGAGCAGCCTGCAATGGCCGGTCTACCTGACCGAGGCGCAGATCCGCGAGCGGGTGCGGTTTCGCATCGGCTACCTCGCGGCGATCTCCGTGATGCCCGAGTCCTCGTTCATCACCGCCACGGTCAACGAGACGGTCATCGGACGCGGCCAGATCAACGCACCGGGCGCGGTCAAGATCATCGAGTTCGATATCCCCGAGGGCGTCCTGAAGCCCGGCTACAACGCGGTCCGTCTCGCGGGTGTTCAGCGCCACCGGGTGGATTGCTCAGTCCCGGCAACCTTCGAGCTGTGGACCCAGATCGACCCATCGTGGACCGGCTTCATTCTGCCACCCGGGACGGGCGGGGTGGCGAGCCTGCGCGACCTGCCGGCGCTGCCGCCCGATGGTCAGGGGATTGTTCCGATCCGCATCGTGCTCCCGGGTCGTCCCAGTCCGGCGAGCTTCGAGCGCATCATCCGGGCTGCCCAGCGCCTCGCGCTCGTCGGACGGTTCTCGCAGACGGTCGTCGAGTTCGGGCCGTTCCTGTCCGGGCCCGCCGGCATCAACCTGGTCGTCGGGACGGCCGAGGAATTGCGGGCCGTACCGGACTTCGACGCCGGCAGCGCGATCGGGGGTACGCCGCTGAGCTTCTACCCGGCCACGGAACGGCGCGCGGCGACGGTTGTGATCACGGGCGCGGACGGGGAGGATCTCGACGCGGGGGTCGCCGCCCTCAAGCGGCGCGAGGGCTCGGACAGCCTCTTCGGCAGCCCGCAGGGCCTGCGGGTTCTGGCCCTCGCCAAGGGGGTTCCGGTCCGCGGGGGCGACGCGGTTCGGCTCGACACGTTCGGCGTCCAGAACCGCGAGTTCAGCGGCCGCCTGTTCCGCTCCGGGTTCGACCTGACGCTGCCGGCCGATTTCGTTCCCGCGGACTACGCCCGGATCGAGCTGTCGCTCGACGGCGGCTACGCGCCCGGTCTCGAGACCGGCGCGCAGATCATGGTCGACATCAACGGCCGCAACGCCGCCAGTGTCCCGCTCCCGAACCGGGCCGGTGATCGCCTGCGCGGCGAACCGATCGCCCTCCCGCTGGACCTCTGGCGTCCAGGCCGCAATCACGTTGACGTCAGAGCGCTACTTCCCACGGAGGCCGACCGGACCTGCGACACCGCCAACCCGGCCGATGAGCAGAAGCGCTTCCTGCTGCTCAACACGAGTTCGCTGAAAGTGCCGCCCCTGGCTCGGGCCCTGCGCGTGCCGGACCTCGCCGCAACCGCGAGCAGTGGGCTGCCCTATACGCTGTCCGCCAAACGTCCCAGGCTCGTCGTGCCGACGCCGGACCGTGAAACGATGGGGGCCGCCACGACGATCGCCGTCCAGATGGCCATCGCGGCCGATCGCGTCATCGATTTCACCTTGAGCGCGGACCGTCCTGCCGATCGCGACACGCCCGCGATCGTGGTGGCGCCGGCCCGCGCGCTCGATCCGGCCCTGCTGCGGACCATCGGCCTCGATCCGGATTCTCTGCGGCAGATCTGGCAGGGACGCGCGGAACCCGCGCCCGCTCCGCCCGGATCTGAGGGCGCGAAAGGTGCTGGCCTGCCGCGCCAGACCGAGGGGATGAGCCTCGATAGGCTGCAGAACAACGTGCCGCCCGCCTGTGCGCTGCCCACCGCCCATGCCCGCGTTGCCGCGCTCGCCACGCAACGTTCGCGCCCGCTCGGTTCCAAGCCTCGGAACGAGGCGGCCGACATCGCGACAGCCTGGGATGCCACGGTGCGGCCGGCCCCCGCGCTCAGCGATCAGATCGCAGCCGTCGCCAGTCAGCTCGGCGAGGTCGCAGAATCGTCCCTTCAGGACGCGTCGAACTGGGTCAAAGGTCAGGTCAAGGATCCGCCCGTCGAGATCGGCTCGCGCGCCTCGCTCGTCGTCGGGCAGGGCGTCGACGGCGAGGGGCTCGGATCGGTTGTCACGGTCTTCACGGCGCCCAACGCGGCTCTTCTTCAGGCCTCTGTGACCTGCCTCAGCAGCCCTGTGCTGTGGAGTAAGCTGCAGGGTCGTATCGCCGCGCTCGACGCCAACGATGGGTCGATCAACACCTTCGAGGCCAAGCGGTCCCGCCTGCTCGAGACGGAGCCGCGCAGCCTCGGCAATCTGCGCCTCGTCTTCGCCGGCTGGCTGTCGATGAACCCCTCACTCTACGTGCTCGCGCTCTTCGCCGCGGCGATCGCGCTCGGCCTGAGCACGAACGCGATGCTTCGCAACGTCGGACGAGCGAACCTCGGCGCGCGCAGCGGCCCGTCCGGCACCGTGCAGCACCCAGATGAGACCACACCGGGAGAGGGCTCATGA